A region from the Diorhabda sublineata isolate icDioSubl1.1 chromosome X, icDioSubl1.1, whole genome shotgun sequence genome encodes:
- the LOC130451049 gene encoding uncharacterized protein LOC130451049, protein MEPNLLQTFIANRVSKIQSLTNIENWRYVSTKENPADLASRGIMPKMLMSSAIWWKGPQFLLLQSSDWPITNFSISKHDLPELRKSKTILVISQHTKICDLFTKFSCLQRLKRVTAYCMRFINNARKSDTKVIGPLSVEELENTNTILIKLSQMESFSEELELLRKNKQLDAKHKFASLALFIDEKGIIRVGGRLKNTYLPFNIKHPILLSSKHNFTKLIFNHKHSQLLHPGPQLLLSSVRQFYWPVGGSILAKQTVRNCVNCFKFNPIPFSCPMSNLPNERIRPTLPFEVTGVDYAGPFYILNKPGKGAKLNKCYLAIFVCFCTKAVHCEIVTDLTSNNFLACLKRFVSRRSVPKIIYSDNGTTFHGTNNLLKDLSKFLFNNQASIVNSTSQYNIQWKFIPPYTPNHGGLWEAAVKSCKFHLKRALINNNVTYEEMCTLVIQIEGILNSRPLFAQSNDPNNDLSPITPSHFLIGRVLTSIPNIDYTNTNKYTYTYTYIHHANGQWE, encoded by the coding sequence ATGGAACCCAATTTATTACAGACCTTTATTGCTAATCGCGTATCTAAAATACAATCTCTCACGAACATTGAAAATTGGAGGTATGTTAGTACTAAGGAAAACCCTGCAGATTTAGCATCTCGAGGTATAATGCCTAAAATGCTGATGTCAAGTGCAATTTGGTGGAAAGGacctcaatttttattgttacaatcaTCAGATTGGCcaattactaatttttcaatttctaaacaCGATCTCCCAGAACTAAGAAAATCTAAAACTATTTTGGTCATATCacaacatacaaaaatttgtgatttatttacaaaattctctTGTTTACAACGATTAAAAAGAGTCACAGCATATTGTATGCGTTTTATCAATAATGCACGAAAATCTGATACCAAAGTTATTGGCCCATTATCAGTTGAAGAATTGGAAAACACCAatactattttaattaaattatctcaAATGGAATCATTTTCCGAGGAGCTAGAATTACTTCGTAAAAACAAGCAATTAGATGCTAAACATAAATTTGCTTCATTAGCGCTCTTTATTGATGAGAAAGGAATCATCAGAGTTGGGGGacgattaaaaaatacttacttacCATTTAACATCAAACATCCAATCTTACTCTCAAGTAAACACAATTTTACCAAgctaatttttaatcataaacatAGTCAATTGTTACACCCAGGACCACAACTACTATTAAGTTCGGTTCGACAATTCTACTGGCCTGTTGGTGGTTCTATATTAGCCAAACAAACAGTGAGAAATTGCGTGAATTGTTTCAAGTTCAATCCTATTCCATTTTCCTGTCCAATGTCAAACCTACCGAATGAAAGAATTAGGCCTACGCTTCCATTTGAAGTGACCGGAGTTGATTATGCCGGCCCAttctatattttgaacaaaccAGGTAAAGGAGCTAAacttaataaatgttatttggctattttcgtttgtttttgcACTAAGGCAGTACATTGCGAAATAGTAACTGATTTAACTTCCAACAATTTCTTAGCATGCTTAAAACGCTTTGTATCTAGACGAAGTGTtcccaaaataatatattccgaTAACGGAACTACATTTCACGGCACTAACAACTTATTGAAAGATcttagtaaatttttatttaacaatcagGCCTCTATTGTCAATTCTACCAgtcaatataatatacaatggaagtttattcctCCGTACACTCCAAATCATGGCGGATTGTGGGAAGCAGCCGTAAAAAGTtgcaaatttcatttgaagcgagctcttattaataataatgtgaCTTACGAAGAAATGTGCACCTTAGTGATACAAATCGAAGGTATATTAAACTCTCGACCATTGTTTGCGCAATCAAATGACCCTAATAATGACTTGTCACCCATTACACCATCCCATTTCTTAATAGGTCGAGTTCTGACCTCCATTCCCAACATTGACTATACTAATACCAACAAGTATACCTATACCTATACCTATATCCACCATGCCAATGGCCAATGGGAATAA
- the LOC130451050 gene encoding uncharacterized protein LOC130451050, whose protein sequence is MCNLSSHIPEDDQLKKFWDIEEIKGSNKFLSQYDIVYESLFNENTFRIENGQFVVKFPLKQSPGQGRSKPEAIRRFKTLEKRFADVQFKQLYTDFIQEYETLGHMTKLTIQPDGIKYFLQHHGILKEMSTTTRLRVVFDGNCKTSTGWSLNDLQYIGPKVQNDIINILLRFRTYKFVVSADISKMYRQILIDREHRPLQQILWRDNPKSNFCTYHLNTVTYGTRSAPYLAIKCIKTLAEHNMNQYPKACETILKDMYVDDLLTGSNDLIELQKLCKDIYDVLSSANFILRKWISHNFQVVCGFKDNNISNAILDIGDKESCKTLGIQWDNKNDILKYTIKQFTHRNTITKRHILSIIAEIYDPLGLLSPSIVIAKLIIQKLWSQHIRWDEPIPQDIEQTWYRFQNELGSLNQLSIPRNAIYLNYILTDVHCFCDASRDAYSSCIYLRSVDDSGNYNVQLLCAKTKVSPLKTITIPKLELCTCLLGAQLVNTVVNALNLKNIHYCLWSDSQVALCWINTEPNLLQTFVANRVSKIQSLTNIENWRYVSTKENPADLASRGIMPKMLMSSAIWWKGPQFLLLQSSDWPITNFSISKHDLPELRKSKTILVISQHTKICDLFTKFSCLQRLKRVTAYCMRFINNTRKSDTKVIGPLSVEELENTNTILIKLSQMESFSEELELLRKNKQLDAKHKFASLALFIDEKGIIRVGGRLKNTYLPFNIKHPILLSSKHNFTKLIFNHKHSQLLHPGPQLLLGIPKIIYSDNGTTFHGTNNLLKDLSKFLFNNQASVVNSTSQYNIQWKFMPPYTPNHGGLWEAAV, encoded by the coding sequence atgTGTAACCTTTCAAGTCATATTCCTGAAGATGACCAGTTAAAGAAATTCTgggatattgaagaaataaaaggtagtaataaatttttatctcaaTACGATATTGTGTATGAGTCTTTATTTAACGAAAATACTTTCCGCATAGAAAACGGTCAGTTTGTAGTAAAATTCCCGTTAAAACAATCCCCAGGACAGGGCAGGTCTAAACCCGAAGCAATTAGAAGATTTAAGACATTAGAAAAACGGTTCGCGGATgttcaatttaaacaattatacACCGATTTTATTCAAGAATATGAAACTTTAGGTCATATGACTAAATTAACTATCCAACCCGAtggaattaaatactttttacaacatcatggtattttaaaagaaatgagtACGACAACTCGTTTACGCGTAGTTTTTGATGGAAACTGTAAGACGTCCACAGGGTGGTCGCTTAACGATCTACAATATATCGGCCCTAAAGTTCAGAATGACATTATAAACATTCTTTTACGATTCAGAACATATAAATTCGTTGTTTCAGCTGACATATCAAAAATGTATCGTCAAATTCTCATAGATCGAGAGCATAGACCTTTACAACAGATACTATGGCGTGATAACCCCAAAAGTAACTTTTGCACTTATCACTTGAATACAGTTACATATGGAACTCGATCAGCTCCATATCTGGCTATCAAGTGTATTAAGACGCTAGCGGAACACAATATGAATCAATACCCCAAAGCCTGTGAAACAATACTAAAGGACATGTACGTGGACGATTTGTTGACCGGTTCTAACGATTtaatagaattacaaaaattatgcaAAGACATATATGATGTCTTATCATCCgctaatttcattttaagaaagtggatttctcataattttcaaGTAGTTTGTGGCTTCAAAGATAACAATATCTCAAATGCAATTTTAGATATAGGTGATAAAGAAAGTTGTAAAACTTTGGGAATCCAATGggacaataaaaatgacattctaaaatatacaattaaacaATTTACCCATCGAAACACAATTACTAAACGTCATATTCTTTCAATTATTGCTGAAATTTACGATCCTTTAGGGTTATTAAGCCCTTCCATAGTTAttgcaaaattaataatacagaAATTATGGTCCCAACACATTAGATGGGATGAGCCTATTCCACAAGATATAGAACAAACTTGGTATCGATTTCAGAATGAACTTGGCAGTTTAAATCAATTATCTATACCTAGAAAtgctatttatttaaactatataCTCACAGATGTCCATTGCTTCTGCGATGCATCGAGAGATGCATATTCATCTTGCATATACTTACGTAGTGTTGACGATAGCGGAAATTATAACGTTCAATTACTATGTGCCAAAACCAAAGTGTCACCACTGAAGACAATAACAATTCCAAAACTTGAATTGTGTACTTGTCTTCTAGGAGCACAACTAGTAAATACTGTGGTCAATGccctcaatttaaaaaatattcattattgtttgTGGTCCGATTCTCAAGTCGCCCTATGTTGGATTAACACGGAACCCAATTTATTACAGACCTTTGTTGCTAATCGCGTATCTAAAATACAATCTCTCACGAACATTGAAAATTGGAGGTATGTTAGTACTAAGGAAAACCCTGCAGATTTAGCATCTCGAGGTATAATGCCTAAAATGCTGATGTCAAGTGCAATTTGGTGGAAAGGacctcaatttttattgttacaatcaTCAGATTGGCcaattactaatttttcaatttctaaacaCGATCTCCCAGAACTAAGAAAATCTAAGACTATTTTGGTCATATCacaacatacaaaaatttgtgatttatttacaaaattctctTGTTTACAACGATTAAAAAGAGTCACAGCATATTGTATGCGTTTTATCAATAATACACGAAAATCTGATACCAAAGTTATTGGCCCATTATCAGTTGAAGAATTGGAAAACACCAatactattttaattaaattatctcaAATGGAATCATTTTCCGAGGAGCTAGAATTACTTCGTAAAAACAAGCAATTAGATGCTAAACATAAATTTGCTTCATTAGCGCTCTTTATTGATGAGAAAGGAATCATCAGAGTTGGGGGacgattaaaaaatacttacttacCATTTAACATCAAACATCCAATCTTACTCTCAAGTAAACACAATTTTACCAAgctaatttttaatcataaacatAGTCAATTGTTACACCCAGGACCACAACTACTATTAGGTATtcccaaaataatatattccgaTAACGGAACTACATTTCACGGCACTAACAACTTATTGAAAGATcttagtaaatttttatttaacaatcagGCCTCTGTTGTCAATTCTACCAgtcaatataatatacaatggaagtttatGCCTCCGTACACCCCAAATCATGGCGGATTGTGGGAAGCAGCCGTTTAA